Proteins co-encoded in one Pseudomonas beijingensis genomic window:
- the hisB gene encoding imidazoleglycerol-phosphate dehydratase HisB → MAERKASVERDTLETQIKASINLDGTGKARFDIGVPFLEHMLDQIARHGLIDLDIVSKGDLHIDDHHTVEDVGITLGQAFTKAIGDKKGIRRYGHAYVPLDEALSRVVIDFSGRPGLQMHVPYTRATVGGFDVDLFQEFFQGFVNHANVTLHIDNLRGHNTHHQIETVFKAFGRALRMAVELDDRMAGQMPSTKGVL, encoded by the coding sequence ATGGCCGAACGTAAGGCGTCTGTCGAGCGCGATACTCTGGAAACCCAGATCAAAGCCTCGATCAACCTGGATGGCACCGGAAAGGCCCGGTTTGATATCGGTGTACCTTTTCTTGAGCACATGCTGGACCAGATCGCCCGCCACGGGCTGATCGACCTGGACATCGTCAGCAAGGGCGACCTGCATATCGACGACCACCACACGGTGGAGGACGTCGGTATCACCTTGGGGCAAGCCTTTACCAAAGCCATCGGCGACAAGAAGGGCATCCGTCGCTACGGCCATGCCTACGTGCCGCTCGATGAAGCGCTGTCGCGGGTGGTCATCGACTTCTCTGGCCGCCCGGGCCTGCAGATGCATGTGCCGTACACCCGTGCCACTGTCGGCGGCTTCGACGTTGACCTGTTCCAGGAATTCTTCCAGGGCTTCGTCAACCACGCCAACGTGACCCTGCACATCGACAACCTGCGCGGGCACAACACCCACCACCAGATCGAAACCGTGTTCAAGGCTTTCGGCCGCGCGCTGCGCATGGCCGTGGAGCTCGATGACCGCATGGCCGGCCAGATGCCTTCCACCAAGGGCGTCCTGTAA
- a CDS encoding DUF2164 domain-containing protein: MARKKPPILTLTPEQESEANRKIQRFMEERFELELGSFEAAEILDLFTREIAPHYYNRAIFDVQTHLKERFESIESDLWALEKN, from the coding sequence ATGGCCCGCAAGAAACCGCCGATCCTCACCCTCACGCCCGAACAGGAGAGTGAAGCGAACCGCAAGATCCAGCGGTTCATGGAGGAGCGTTTCGAACTGGAGCTGGGTTCGTTCGAAGCGGCGGAAATTCTTGACCTGTTTACCCGCGAAATTGCTCCGCACTATTACAACAGGGCGATTTTCGATGTGCAGACGCACCTTAAAGAAAGGTTCGAAAGCATTGAAAGCGACTTGTGGGCGCTCGAGAAAAACTGA
- a CDS encoding AsmA family protein: MKAFGKILGLVLLGLLLIIVALGFALTHLFDPNDYKEEIRQIARDKAHIELTLNGDIGWSLFPWLGLELHDASVATLANPTQPFADLQMLGLSVRVIPLLRREVQMSDVRVEGLNLRLNRDKNGHGNWEDIGKAPASATTANTPAPTEQPAPPASTPAEKPAQPTRLDIDSLTVNNARVEYTDEQTGKLYTAESIQLSTGPVHDSTNIPVTLTAFLSSNQPAVRVRTEVTGELRFERALQRYKFEDLKLSGEATGDPLQGKTLNFAAQGQLFLDKAANVAEWTGIKLSLNQLRALGELKVNDLDKTPQLNGGISIAQFDLAKFVDSVGQTLPAMAEGSLSKVELASRIAGTPTSVEFNNINLKLDDSNFSGRIAVEDFAKQALRVQLKADTFNVDRYLPPKSAEADSSKAAREAEVSNTEASALAGAGSTPLPSAPTQGAWSNDRLFPVERLSKLDLDADLTFGQLTLDKLPIQNAALKATGLGGLLTLENLRGDLYSGNFETKGTLDVRQPTPQLSLQTRINRVPAEKIIESQGKNSPVKGLVTLNSAITATGNSQKALIDSLNGNAGFVINDGVLLNANLEQQLCKGIATLNRKSLSGEPRGKDTPFQQLNGNLTFTNGVAHNPDLKVRIPGMSVNGNGDIDLRVLGMDYRVGVIVEGDKSDMPDPACQVNERYVDVEWPLRCRGPLELGAKACRLDNDGLGKVAAKLAGDRLGDKIDEKLGDKVSPELKDALKGLFKR, encoded by the coding sequence ATGAAAGCGTTCGGCAAAATCCTGGGTCTGGTACTTCTCGGGCTGTTGCTGATCATTGTGGCCCTGGGCTTTGCCCTGACCCACCTGTTCGATCCCAACGACTACAAAGAAGAGATCCGCCAGATAGCCCGCGACAAGGCCCACATCGAGCTGACCCTCAATGGCGACATCGGCTGGAGCCTGTTCCCTTGGCTGGGCCTGGAGTTGCACGACGCCAGCGTCGCGACCCTGGCCAACCCGACCCAACCTTTCGCCGACCTGCAGATGCTTGGCCTCTCGGTCCGGGTGATACCGCTACTGCGCCGGGAAGTGCAGATGAGCGATGTGCGCGTCGAAGGCCTGAACCTGCGGCTCAACCGTGACAAGAACGGTCACGGCAACTGGGAGGACATCGGCAAGGCGCCAGCCTCCGCGACGACGGCGAACACCCCAGCGCCAACCGAACAACCGGCCCCGCCCGCCAGCACCCCGGCAGAAAAACCTGCCCAGCCGACCCGCCTGGACATCGACAGCCTGACCGTGAACAACGCCCGGGTCGAATACACCGACGAGCAGACCGGCAAGCTGTACACCGCCGAGAGCATCCAACTGAGCACCGGCCCGGTCCACGATTCCACCAACATTCCGGTGACCCTGACCGCCTTCCTGTCCAGCAACCAGCCGGCCGTGCGCGTACGCACCGAAGTGACCGGCGAACTGCGCTTCGAGCGGGCCCTGCAACGCTACAAGTTCGAAGACCTGAAACTGTCCGGCGAAGCCACTGGCGACCCCCTGCAGGGCAAGACCCTGAATTTCGCCGCCCAAGGCCAACTGTTCCTGGACAAGGCGGCCAACGTCGCCGAATGGACCGGCATCAAGCTGTCGCTCAACCAACTGCGCGCCCTGGGTGAACTGAAGGTCAACGACCTCGACAAGACCCCGCAATTGAATGGTGGAATATCGATCGCCCAGTTCGATCTGGCGAAGTTTGTCGACAGCGTCGGCCAGACACTCCCGGCCATGGCCGAAGGCAGCCTGAGCAAGGTCGAGCTGGCCAGCCGCATTGCCGGCACGCCGACCAGTGTCGAGTTCAACAACATCAACCTGAAGCTCGACGACAGCAACTTCAGCGGTCGTATCGCCGTGGAAGACTTTGCCAAACAGGCCCTGCGCGTGCAGCTCAAGGCCGACACGTTCAACGTCGACCGTTACCTGCCGCCAAAATCCGCCGAAGCCGACAGTTCCAAGGCGGCCCGTGAGGCCGAAGTCAGCAACACCGAAGCCAGCGCCCTGGCCGGCGCCGGCAGCACACCGTTGCCGAGCGCTCCAACCCAGGGTGCCTGGAGTAACGATCGGCTGTTTCCGGTGGAGCGCCTGAGCAAGCTGGACCTCGATGCCGACCTGACCTTCGGGCAACTGACCCTGGATAAACTGCCGATCCAGAACGCCGCGCTCAAGGCCACCGGCCTGGGTGGCCTGCTGACCCTGGAAAATCTGCGGGGCGATCTGTACAGCGGCAACTTCGAAACCAAGGGCACCCTGGATGTGCGCCAACCTACCCCACAGTTGAGCCTGCAAACCCGCATCAACCGGGTCCCTGCCGAGAAGATCATCGAAAGCCAGGGCAAGAATTCGCCGGTCAAAGGCCTGGTCACGCTCAACAGCGCGATCACCGCCACCGGCAATAGCCAGAAGGCTCTGATCGACAGCCTCAACGGCAACGCCGGGTTCGTCATCAACGATGGCGTGCTGCTCAATGCCAACCTCGAACAGCAACTGTGCAAAGGCATTGCCACCCTCAATCGCAAGTCCCTCAGCGGCGAACCCCGGGGCAAGGACACGCCGTTCCAGCAACTCAACGGCAATCTCACCTTCACCAATGGCGTCGCTCACAACCCCGACCTGAAAGTCCGCATCCCCGGCATGAGCGTCAACGGCAACGGCGATATCGATCTGCGGGTGCTGGGCATGGATTATCGCGTCGGCGTCATCGTCGAAGGTGACAAGAGCGACATGCCCGATCCGGCCTGCCAGGTCAACGAACGCTACGTCGACGTCGAATGGCCGTTGCGCTGCCGCGGCCCACTGGAGTTGGGGGCGAAGGCCTGCCGCCTGGACAACGACGGGCTGGGCAAGGTCGCGGCGAAACTGGCCGGCGACCGGCTCGGCGACAAGATCGATGAGAAACTCGGCGATAAGGTCAGCCCGGAGCTGAAAGACGCGCTCAAGGGGCTGTTCAAGCGATGA
- the hisH gene encoding imidazole glycerol phosphate synthase subunit HisH, producing MQTVAVIDYGMGNLHSVAKALEHVGAGKVLITSDADVIREADRVVFPGVGAIRDCMAEIRRLGFDKLVHEVSQDRPFLGICVGMQALLDRSEENDGVDCISLFPGQVKFFGKGLHEDGEHLKVPHMGWNEVKQTVDHPLWHNIPDLARFYFVHSYYIAAGNARQVVGSGHYGVDFAAALADGSRFAVQFHPEKSHTHGLQLLQNFAAWDGRW from the coding sequence ATGCAGACGGTCGCGGTTATCGACTACGGCATGGGCAACCTGCACTCGGTGGCCAAGGCCCTCGAGCACGTGGGCGCCGGCAAAGTGCTGATCACCAGCGATGCCGACGTAATTCGCGAAGCCGACCGGGTGGTGTTCCCCGGCGTTGGTGCGATTCGTGATTGCATGGCCGAGATTCGTCGCCTGGGCTTCGACAAGCTGGTGCACGAAGTCAGCCAGGACCGTCCGTTCCTTGGCATCTGCGTGGGCATGCAGGCCTTGCTCGATCGCAGCGAAGAGAACGACGGTGTCGATTGCATTTCGCTGTTCCCAGGCCAAGTGAAGTTCTTTGGCAAGGGCCTGCATGAAGACGGCGAGCACTTGAAGGTCCCGCACATGGGCTGGAACGAAGTGAAGCAGACGGTGGATCACCCGCTGTGGCACAACATTCCGGACCTGGCGCGCTTCTACTTCGTGCACAGCTACTACATCGCCGCCGGCAATGCGCGGCAGGTGGTGGGCAGCGGTCACTATGGCGTCGATTTCGCCGCGGCCCTGGCCGATGGTTCGCGCTTCGCCGTGCAGTTCCACCCGGAGAAGAGCCATACCCATGGCCTGCAACTGTTGCAGAACTTCGCGGCGTGGGACGGGCGCTGGTAA